In Selenomonas sp. TAMA-11512, a genomic segment contains:
- the uvrB gene encoding excinuclease ABC subunit UvrB: protein MAMVPKLNTMQFDTEVPFEVVAPFSPMGDQPKAIEDLAMGIENGQEAQVLLGATGTGKTYTIAKVIEKVQKPTLVIAHNKTLAAQLASEFKSFFPKNYVGYFVSYYDYYQPEAYVTQTDTYIEKDASINDEIDELRHSATCSLFERRDVIIVASVSCIYGLGSPESYYEMVLSLHKGQEVERDFILRKLVQIQYERNDIAFERGRFRVRGDVIEVFPAGYNQRAVRIELFGDEVDRIVEFDVVTGETYGERTHSMIFPASHYVTKREDMEIAMRDIEAELESQAAKFRSEEKLLEAQRIEQRTHYDLEMMQEMGYCSGIENYSRHLTHRNAGDAPYTLLDYFPEDFLIVIDESHVTMPQIRAMLNGDRSRKVSLVDNGFRLPSAFDNRPLSFEEFVERINQIIYVSATPAKYELEQAQQVVSQIIRPTGLLDPNIEVRPLAGQMDDLLSEIRVRAQKDERVLVTTLTKKMAENLTEYLKEMQVRVRYLHSDIATIERAEIIHDLRAGEFDVLVGINLLREGLDMPEVSLVAILDADKEGFLRSDTSLIQTIGRAARNANGKVIMYADRITDSMRRAIDETERRRAVQETFNKEHGMVPQTIRKPVKPLIEMTLVAETKGAYETGSKKKKLTKKERESLLKSLLFEMQAASRALEFERAAELRDMIIELEGELPAKKTRKKV, encoded by the coding sequence ATGGCTATGGTTCCAAAGCTGAATACAATGCAATTTGATACAGAGGTGCCGTTCGAGGTCGTGGCGCCTTTTTCGCCGATGGGCGACCAGCCGAAGGCAATTGAAGATCTCGCCATGGGGATAGAGAACGGGCAGGAAGCACAGGTGCTTCTCGGTGCGACCGGTACCGGAAAGACGTATACCATCGCGAAGGTCATTGAGAAGGTGCAAAAGCCCACGCTCGTCATTGCGCACAACAAGACACTTGCAGCGCAGCTTGCCAGTGAGTTCAAATCTTTTTTTCCGAAGAACTATGTCGGTTACTTTGTCAGTTATTACGACTACTACCAGCCGGAAGCGTATGTCACGCAGACGGATACCTACATCGAGAAGGATGCGTCGATCAATGATGAGATTGATGAGCTTCGCCATTCGGCGACGTGCTCGCTCTTTGAGCGAAGGGATGTCATCATCGTCGCCTCGGTATCGTGCATTTACGGTCTGGGTTCTCCGGAGAGCTACTATGAAATGGTGCTGTCACTTCACAAGGGGCAAGAGGTTGAGAGGGATTTTATTCTGCGCAAGCTCGTCCAGATACAGTATGAGAGAAATGATATTGCCTTTGAGCGCGGCCGCTTCCGCGTGCGCGGTGATGTCATCGAGGTGTTTCCCGCGGGATATAATCAACGAGCTGTTCGGATTGAACTCTTTGGGGATGAGGTCGACCGCATCGTTGAGTTTGACGTTGTGACGGGAGAGACTTACGGCGAGAGAACACACTCTATGATTTTTCCCGCATCGCACTATGTCACGAAGCGGGAAGATATGGAAATCGCTATGCGGGATATCGAGGCGGAACTCGAGTCACAGGCCGCAAAGTTTCGTTCCGAAGAAAAGCTCTTGGAGGCGCAGCGCATTGAGCAGCGTACGCACTATGATCTGGAGATGATGCAGGAGATGGGATACTGCTCCGGCATCGAGAACTATTCACGGCACCTCACACATCGGAACGCAGGGGATGCGCCGTATACGCTGTTGGACTACTTCCCGGAGGATTTTCTCATCGTCATAGATGAGTCGCACGTTACGATGCCGCAGATTCGTGCCATGCTGAACGGCGATCGTTCGCGCAAGGTGTCCCTCGTGGACAACGGGTTTCGTCTGCCGTCCGCCTTTGATAATCGCCCGCTCTCCTTTGAGGAGTTCGTCGAACGCATCAATCAGATTATATACGTCTCGGCGACGCCGGCAAAGTATGAGTTGGAGCAGGCGCAGCAGGTGGTGTCACAGATTATTCGGCCGACGGGGCTCCTCGATCCGAACATTGAAGTCCGCCCGCTTGCCGGGCAGATGGATGATCTTCTTTCGGAAATACGTGTTCGTGCACAAAAGGATGAGCGTGTTCTCGTCACGACATTGACGAAGAAGATGGCGGAGAACCTGACCGAGTATTTAAAAGAAATGCAGGTGCGCGTGCGTTATCTGCACTCCGATATTGCGACCATTGAGCGTGCGGAGATCATTCATGATCTTCGGGCAGGAGAGTTCGATGTGCTCGTTGGCATCAATCTCCTTCGCGAGGGACTTGATATGCCGGAGGTTTCGCTCGTTGCCATTCTTGACGCGGACAAGGAGGGATTTCTGCGATCGGATACATCTCTTATACAGACCATCGGACGCGCCGCGCGCAATGCGAACGGCAAGGTCATCATGTATGCCGATCGCATCACGGACTCCATGCGCCGAGCCATCGATGAGACAGAGCGTCGCCGCGCGGTGCAGGAGACATTTAACAAGGAACACGGCATGGTGCCGCAGACGATACGGAAACCTGTCAAACCTCTTATCGAAATGACGCTTGTTGCCGAGACGAAGGGCGCATACGAGACCGGAAGCAAGAAGAAAAAGCTTACAAAGAAGGAGCGAGAGTCGCTTCTTAAGTCGCTGCTTTTCGAGATGCAGGCAGCGTCGCGTGCGCTGGAATTTGAGCGCGCCGCCGAGCTTCGTGATATGATTATCGAGTTGGAGGGTGAATTGCCCGCCAAGAAAACAAGGAAAAAGGTATAA
- a CDS encoding patatin-like phospholipase family protein → MSDEAMYPQEKFGLIFAGGNGNLAFQLGACQAIVDAGLYGSVQAAAGASLGGLNALLFSLDELELAEKIWLERMPELVQNPPNKKLEKIYSLLQMSGLRNLSLEEFLARTQHGIVSSASFDRLVQGADFARVSLVRTCGLALTGFPNGEEMTVNVLSYPAEMRRVLLSASISLPVLSAPMHFADGRVYWDGVLTQPLPINMIYEEAGLRRIVVIHATPTSEIKTSDYPDADIVEIRPPMEEYDLPGRLDFTKQTQKRRIALGKQAMQEKIQSGLFR, encoded by the coding sequence TTGAGTGACGAAGCAATGTATCCACAGGAGAAATTCGGTTTAATATTTGCAGGCGGAAACGGCAACCTGGCTTTTCAGCTGGGCGCGTGCCAAGCAATTGTCGATGCCGGTCTATATGGAAGCGTTCAGGCGGCAGCCGGTGCTTCCTTAGGCGGGCTCAATGCGCTGCTCTTTTCATTGGATGAGTTGGAGCTGGCGGAGAAAATCTGGCTTGAACGCATGCCTGAACTGGTACAAAATCCGCCGAACAAAAAACTGGAGAAGATTTATTCCCTGCTGCAAATGTCCGGCCTGCGAAACTTGTCGCTTGAAGAGTTTTTAGCGCGTACGCAGCATGGCATCGTATCAAGCGCGTCCTTTGACCGACTCGTGCAGGGGGCGGATTTTGCTCGGGTGAGTCTTGTCCGGACTTGCGGTCTTGCTTTGACCGGTTTCCCGAATGGAGAAGAGATGACCGTCAACGTTCTTTCCTATCCGGCGGAGATGCGACGAGTGCTGCTGTCTGCATCCATAAGCCTGCCTGTGTTGTCTGCACCTATGCACTTTGCGGATGGGCGTGTATATTGGGACGGTGTGCTGACACAGCCTCTGCCCATCAATATGATCTACGAAGAGGCGGGATTACGCCGCATCGTTGTCATACATGCCACGCCGACGAGCGAAATCAAGACGAGTGATTATCCGGATGCGGATATCGTTGAGATACGGCCGCCCATGGAGGAGTATGATCTCCCGGGGAGACTTGACTTTACAAAACAGACGCAAAAGCGTCGGATCGCATTGGGCAAACAAGCAATGCAGGAAAAGATTCAATCGGGCTTATTTAGGTGA
- a CDS encoding malic enzyme-like NAD(P)-binding protein, giving the protein MTNIDREALEFHKKFRGKIDMQSRVSLNSPHDLTLAYTPGVAAPCLAIKEDPDKVFDYTGKGNLVAVVTNGTAVLGLGNIGPAASLPVMEGKAALFMGFAGVEAVPVCLASASVDEICRAVEMMEPGFGGINLEDIKAPECFDIEKRLRKTMNIPVMHDDQHGTAIVVVSALINALRLVGKNFPETKVVINGAGAAGMAIARLVRSTGAENIILCDTEGAIYKDRPENMNPYKADIAAITNIRREKGLLADVLKGADVFIGVSKANVLSEEMVKSMAKDSIIMAMANPTPEIMPDLAKKSGARVVCTGRSDFPNQVNNLLAFPGIFRGAMDVRAADINEEMKVAAAHAIASLIREEELDEEHVIVSALDRRVAPAVAKAVAKAALDTGIAQRTDISPEDVEKHTIELTVQN; this is encoded by the coding sequence ATGACAAATATAGATAGAGAAGCGCTGGAGTTTCATAAAAAATTTCGTGGAAAGATTGACATGCAAAGTCGCGTATCGCTGAATTCTCCCCACGATTTAACGCTTGCCTATACACCCGGTGTCGCGGCACCCTGCCTTGCCATCAAGGAAGATCCGGATAAAGTCTTTGACTATACCGGTAAGGGTAATCTTGTTGCTGTTGTGACGAATGGCACCGCTGTTCTCGGACTCGGCAATATCGGACCGGCTGCCAGTCTTCCCGTCATGGAAGGAAAGGCGGCTCTTTTCATGGGCTTTGCCGGGGTGGAGGCTGTACCTGTTTGTCTTGCATCCGCGAGTGTCGATGAGATTTGCCGTGCGGTTGAAATGATGGAGCCGGGGTTTGGCGGGATCAATCTGGAAGATATCAAGGCCCCGGAGTGCTTTGATATCGAAAAGCGCCTCCGAAAGACGATGAATATTCCTGTCATGCATGATGATCAGCATGGCACGGCGATTGTCGTTGTTTCGGCACTCATCAATGCGCTTCGTCTTGTGGGCAAGAATTTCCCTGAGACGAAAGTGGTCATCAACGGCGCCGGCGCAGCCGGTATGGCGATTGCTCGGCTCGTGCGGAGCACGGGGGCGGAGAACATTATACTCTGTGACACGGAGGGTGCAATATATAAGGATCGCCCTGAGAATATGAACCCCTACAAGGCAGATATTGCGGCCATTACGAATATTCGTCGGGAAAAAGGGCTTCTTGCCGATGTCCTCAAGGGCGCGGATGTTTTCATAGGAGTATCAAAGGCCAATGTCTTGTCCGAGGAAATGGTCAAGTCCATGGCGAAGGATTCTATCATCATGGCCATGGCAAATCCAACGCCTGAAATCATGCCGGACCTTGCAAAGAAAAGCGGTGCTCGTGTCGTTTGTACAGGACGATCCGATTTCCCGAATCAGGTCAATAACCTCTTGGCATTTCCCGGTATTTTCCGCGGCGCTATGGATGTGCGTGCTGCCGACATCAATGAGGAGATGAAGGTGGCGGCAGCGCATGCCATCGCATCCCTTATCCGAGAGGAAGAGCTTGATGAAGAGCACGTGATTGTAAGTGCTCTTGACCGTCGTGTGGCGCCGGCTGTCGCCAAAGCCGTTGCGAAGGCTGCCCTGGATACAGGGATTGCGCAGCGCACGGATATCTCGCCGGAGGATGTTGAGAAGCATACCATAGAGCTTACGGTGCAGAATTGA
- the addA gene encoding helicase-exonuclease AddAB subunit AddA, translated as MRWSDAQRDAIETKGKNLLVAAAAGSGKTAVLVERIIRQIMDGTLDVDKLLVVTFTNAAAAEMRERIEAALVKEQEKNPGDKNVKKQLALLSNASISTMHSFCQTVIRRNFASIHMDPKFRLAGEQEIRLLKQETMEELFERYYEECDSDFLYLAETYGSERGDDRLHALVNRLFTFSESQPFLEAWLMSLSTRFSLAEDVTIFDTAWGESILRDLKLSMERIRGEHDAWKEKASLLNANFYENTRVEIEMLIRDAESALYDGKWDAIGSVFKRKFPALKGAPKGTPDELKEPFKALKDNIKETFDSLVKRYFCTSEEELLDDLRALQSTASAVVKVVIDFRHAYRIKKQEKGVADFGDLEHFALAILLDESSAPDGLKPSKAALALREKYQEVMVDEYQDTNGVQEAILQLVTRGDNLFTVGDVKQSIYRFRLADPSLFLDKYRRYPQEEKLSKRIVLKENFRSRSDVLRAVNFLFAQLMQEETMELAYDDAASLHPGLEYPAGDSLLPPEAELVLIDQDNETAAERSSSEEAESPQSPAQEDTNGEDLEGFELEAVEIAKRLYDLKCRGTQVYDKRSESYRPMVWRDVAILLRSVKDKGEILIEALRGFGIPAFAVTNGGYFEQTEVRIMLALLAVIDNARQDIPLAAVLHSPIVGLSLEELAVIRMEEREDDLFAALIKAGGVGSTIEESAREKIGAFLRQLRTWRILARRVSVPELIWQLYRDTGYYEYAGGLPGGLLRQANLRMLSDRAADYEDTNYRGLFRFLRYVERLQQLDTDLSSARTLGEGEDVVRVMTIHKSKGLEFPIVFLADLDKRINLQDTTGDFLLHRELGLGCYITDRKKSMQYSTIAREAVALKIMEESKAEELRILYVALTRAREKLILVGSLKKMGKRATRWCRFADRSARELPGYAVLDARSYLDWIGMCVVRHEDGEPLRKLSADVMQYARVQDVDDCRWKVDIIPAIEVKPETIEDHKADDTLRAMEHRTPLQDADMDSITRILSWQYPYKESGEIASKITVSEIKRRAAGQGEQSPDEDLWSLFPMTMNLPKPKTEEDFRRPAFLQEKSGMRADEYGSLLHNVLQHISLQHKLDEAGLREELLRLKQEAFLTEEQLAAVKIGELERFFSSPVGHRLQKAKRVWRELPFSRTLPANRFYDTADEKTTVFLQGVIDVLFQETDGQYILLDYKTDWNTEPGHIKEKYRVQVDLYREAVEDMLGVRVSESYLVLLKDGTTVQL; from the coding sequence ATGAGGTGGTCGGATGCACAGAGGGACGCCATTGAAACAAAAGGAAAGAATCTGTTAGTCGCAGCAGCGGCAGGCTCCGGAAAGACAGCTGTGCTCGTGGAGCGCATCATACGCCAAATCATGGATGGAACGCTGGATGTGGATAAGCTGCTTGTCGTTACGTTCACGAATGCAGCGGCAGCTGAAATGCGTGAGCGCATCGAGGCTGCGCTTGTAAAGGAGCAGGAAAAGAATCCCGGGGATAAAAACGTAAAAAAACAGCTGGCTCTTTTATCAAATGCCTCCATTTCCACCATGCACTCCTTCTGCCAAACCGTGATACGGAGAAATTTTGCTTCGATCCACATGGATCCCAAATTCCGCCTGGCAGGAGAGCAGGAGATACGTCTTTTAAAGCAGGAGACGATGGAAGAGCTCTTTGAACGCTATTACGAGGAATGCGACAGCGATTTCCTGTACCTTGCGGAGACATACGGATCAGAGCGCGGGGATGACAGGCTCCATGCGCTCGTCAATCGTCTCTTCACCTTCTCCGAAAGTCAGCCGTTTCTGGAGGCGTGGCTTATGTCGTTAAGCACCCGCTTTTCGCTGGCGGAGGATGTCACCATTTTCGACACTGCGTGGGGAGAGAGTATTCTTCGCGATTTGAAGCTGAGCATGGAGCGCATACGGGGAGAACATGATGCGTGGAAGGAGAAGGCGTCGCTCCTCAATGCGAACTTTTATGAGAACACCCGCGTCGAAATTGAGATGTTGATTCGTGACGCGGAATCGGCATTGTACGACGGAAAATGGGACGCGATCGGCAGTGTTTTTAAAAGGAAGTTTCCCGCATTGAAAGGGGCTCCAAAGGGAACTCCGGATGAGCTCAAGGAACCTTTTAAGGCGCTGAAAGATAATATTAAAGAGACCTTTGACAGTCTTGTCAAGCGTTATTTTTGCACATCTGAAGAAGAGCTCTTAGATGATCTGCGTGCACTGCAGTCAACCGCCTCGGCAGTTGTTAAGGTTGTCATTGACTTCCGCCATGCGTACCGAATCAAAAAGCAGGAAAAAGGTGTAGCGGATTTCGGCGATTTGGAGCATTTCGCGCTTGCGATTTTACTCGATGAAAGCAGCGCACCGGACGGACTGAAGCCGTCGAAGGCGGCATTGGCACTGAGAGAGAAGTACCAAGAGGTCATGGTCGATGAATATCAGGATACAAATGGTGTGCAGGAAGCGATTTTGCAGCTTGTTACACGAGGCGATAACCTGTTCACGGTCGGTGACGTAAAGCAGAGTATATATCGCTTCCGCTTGGCGGATCCGAGCCTTTTTTTGGATAAGTACCGGCGGTATCCGCAAGAGGAGAAGCTCTCCAAGCGCATTGTGTTAAAGGAGAATTTTCGAAGCCGAAGCGATGTCTTGCGAGCTGTCAACTTTCTATTTGCGCAGCTGATGCAGGAAGAAACGATGGAACTTGCATACGACGATGCCGCATCGCTTCATCCGGGGCTTGAATATCCGGCCGGCGACAGCTTGCTGCCGCCGGAAGCGGAGCTTGTCCTGATTGATCAGGACAATGAAACTGCGGCAGAGAGGTCATCGTCGGAGGAGGCAGAGAGCCCGCAGTCTCCTGCACAGGAGGATACGAATGGAGAGGATCTGGAAGGCTTTGAGCTTGAGGCCGTAGAGATTGCAAAGCGACTGTATGACTTGAAGTGTAGGGGAACGCAAGTCTATGATAAGCGCAGTGAATCGTATCGCCCTATGGTATGGCGCGACGTGGCGATTCTCTTACGATCTGTGAAGGACAAAGGGGAAATCCTGATAGAGGCCCTGCGGGGCTTTGGTATCCCTGCTTTTGCCGTGACAAACGGCGGCTATTTTGAGCAGACAGAAGTTCGTATTATGCTCGCTCTCCTGGCGGTTATCGACAATGCCCGTCAAGATATTCCGTTGGCAGCAGTTCTGCACTCTCCGATCGTAGGACTTTCACTGGAAGAATTGGCCGTCATCCGCATGGAGGAGCGAGAAGATGATCTTTTTGCCGCACTCATCAAAGCCGGAGGTGTGGGAAGCACAATAGAGGAATCGGCGCGGGAAAAAATCGGGGCATTCCTAAGGCAGCTGAGAACATGGCGTATTCTTGCGCGGCGTGTCAGTGTGCCGGAACTCATCTGGCAGCTCTATCGGGATACGGGGTACTATGAATATGCCGGCGGACTCCCCGGCGGATTGCTGAGGCAGGCGAATCTTCGCATGCTCTCAGACCGCGCAGCGGATTATGAAGACACAAATTATCGAGGACTTTTCCGCTTTCTTCGCTATGTAGAGCGGCTGCAGCAGCTGGATACCGATCTTTCGTCGGCAAGAACGCTCGGAGAAGGAGAGGATGTCGTCCGCGTCATGACGATACACAAGAGTAAGGGGCTGGAGTTTCCAATCGTTTTCTTGGCAGATTTAGATAAAAGGATTAACCTGCAGGATACAACGGGTGACTTTCTCCTTCATCGCGAGCTTGGGTTGGGGTGTTATATAACCGACAGGAAAAAATCGATGCAGTATTCGACAATTGCAAGAGAAGCCGTGGCATTGAAAATCATGGAGGAAAGCAAAGCGGAAGAGCTGCGCATTCTCTATGTTGCTTTGACGCGTGCTCGGGAAAAACTCATCCTTGTCGGATCTTTAAAAAAGATGGGGAAAAGGGCGACGCGTTGGTGCCGCTTTGCCGATCGGAGTGCGCGTGAATTGCCCGGCTATGCGGTGCTTGATGCAAGGAGCTATCTGGACTGGATTGGGATGTGCGTTGTCCGTCATGAGGACGGAGAGCCCCTCCGCAAATTATCTGCAGATGTGATGCAATATGCGCGTGTGCAGGATGTGGATGATTGCCGGTGGAAGGTCGACATTATTCCCGCAATAGAGGTGAAGCCGGAGACCATAGAAGATCATAAAGCCGATGACACGCTGCGGGCAATGGAGCATCGGACGCCCTTGCAAGATGCGGATATGGATTCAATCACAAGGATTCTGTCCTGGCAGTATCCGTATAAAGAGAGCGGAGAGATCGCCTCTAAGATTACGGTATCAGAGATCAAACGGCGTGCTGCCGGACAAGGGGAGCAGTCTCCGGATGAGGACCTATGGAGTCTCTTTCCAATGACCATGAATCTTCCAAAACCGAAGACGGAAGAGGATTTTCGCCGACCTGCCTTTTTACAGGAAAAAAGCGGAATGCGCGCAGATGAATACGGCAGCTTGCTTCATAACGTGCTGCAGCATATATCTTTACAGCACAAGCTGGATGAGGCCGGATTGCGGGAAGAGCTACTGCGGCTTAAGCAGGAGGCGTTCCTTACGGAGGAACAATTGGCCGCTGTCAAGATTGGTGAGCTGGAGAGATTTTTTTCATCGCCTGTCGGACATCGTCTGCAGAAGGCAAAACGCGTATGGAGAGAGCTTCCCTTCAGCCGTACATTGCCGGCAAATCGCTTTTACGATACAGCCGATGAAAAGACCACAGTATTTCTGCAAGGTGTTATAGATGTGCTCTTTCAAGAAACGGACGGACAGTATATCCTCTTGGATTACAAGACGGATTGGAACACCGAGCCCGGTCATATCAAAGAGAAGTACCGTGTGCAGGTAGACCTCTATCGAGAAGCGGTGGAAGATATGCTGGGCGTCCGTGTCAGTGAAAGTTACCTGGTTTTGTTGAAAGACGGCACGACTGTGCAGCTTTGA
- a CDS encoding DUF5348 domain-containing protein, giving the protein MEGSIVWKKNQYMFQYFENGKDKLHPLHVGDALEIFLNDTWIKARIGEKNGEPIMEGINYGDGVGCTARVDV; this is encoded by the coding sequence ATGGAAGGCAGTATTGTTTGGAAGAAAAACCAGTATATGTTTCAGTATTTTGAGAATGGTAAGGATAAACTGCATCCGCTCCATGTCGGTGATGCGTTGGAGATCTTTCTGAACGACACATGGATCAAGGCAAGAATAGGAGAGAAGAACGGGGAGCCGATCATGGAGGGAATCAACTACGGTGATGGAGTTGGCTGCACGGCTCGTGTTGATGTCTAA